GGTTTTCATCTCAGACTTTTTCGTTTACTCATAAAATAGTATAAAAGTAGAGTGATCTATcgtattcaaaatattaaaaaaaagaaattctaaAACAGAAATATCCGTTTTCGACACTTCGACCGACTAAGTCGTGTTTTTGGCACAATACAACTCATTCCATTCATTTTCAGGGTGTCATCGTCAATATTCCCGGAGATCAGGAAGTGTGCAACGTCAGACCACTTCAGAAGGTGATATATTGTTgtgctattttatcataattgaaataaaacaagagcgcCGGGAAGCGAACGCCAACTGTTGCGATCGTCTGTTCTTTAAGTACTTAGTACTTGCATTGTCCCTTACAACATATatgccaagtttcatttgaatttctaCTGCTTTGGAGTTTGGTAAAAGGTTCAATTTTTGCACACCGATGAAGACGCGGACGACGCCACTTGGTTATCATAAAACCTTGACATTGTTCTCGAAAAATAAAGGAGCTTGCATAAGTCTTTCATGGTTATTTTACATCAAACATGTTCCTTTCAAATCACTGGACCTTGACTAAGAGTATGGTGCGACTCATACCATTGTAAGCCTAttgaagtgtgtgtgtgtggggggggggggggggggggttcaaaGGGTTCTGTCGAAAATCGTTGTTTTTGTCAGTATTGGATCATGACTTTAACATATCATTTCAGATGAAAAACTGCCTAAAATTCTTGGGTCAGGAAGGCGGCCATTTGTAAGGAGACACTTGTGTTTTCTGCAagttatattaacatttaaactgttcattttaAACAGAGGATGCCCGAAAAAGAAATGAAGCGTTCTGAGGGGCAGGCAACGTTGACGGATAAAGAGCTGTTACCGAGGCTTGCGGAGAACTGCCAAGGACTAGCGATGCATTTAGATGGGTTTATTTGTGAAATACtttatgcatacatatattCGATTTCGTTACTAGACCAGCGATGACGAAGACGAAGACGAAGATAGATCGACCTGCAAAGAACGAGAACCGATGACCGATGAAGATGTGCCACCGAGGATTGCCGAGATTTGCCGAGGAAAGGCGGTGTTTGCCGAGAAATACTCGCCTTGTAAGAGCAAGTTTATACAAACTAGTCTTGATAAGAACTGACCGTAACGGTTGTACATGGCATGTATTTACTTGTAAAAGATGTCTGCAACAATagattgatatttatttctaataagGTGTGTGTTGTGTTGGAATTGCGAATAGCATTTGTTTAGTGCATTGGACACATAATACCCATACGTGCGTATAACATATACCGTAGGGCTGATCACATGAAAGTAAATGGTTACAATGAGTGTTGGGGTAAAAACAAGTCAAATTTGGACATTCACTATGACGCAATATCAAATTAGCTTAATCTATGatgtgaaaaaatataacttGTTGATAATTATATTCAGGTAAGTCCAGAGCTCGTCGAGGCTTTAGCTGCAGGCCAACTTGCCGCAGCTGTAATGGAGGCATATGCTGTGGAGTCGAATGTACATGGACTTTCTAAGGGATCATGTGCTCAAGTTTTGGAGAGTCTGACTTACTGTCCGGTTCAGCCTTGATAAAAGATCCAATACCAAGCTATTGTTCGCTGTCTTTTACAGCTTTGGAGTCCGTTCTGTGCTAATACTGCTACAAACgtctgttatattttgttaaggTACTCATAGTTCTACATCATCATAAACAGTCTTGTAAGTTTCTGACATCATCACTTTAACTTTCAACTCCATTAATTTCAGGTTAGAAACGAAATCCAATAACTGTGTAGTGACTGGAATGTGTGACATTTATTAATTTGGAATATGTTTATCCGTATGCACGTTTATTTGGCTACTAGTCCATCTTTCTTATTCATCTATCTCATTATGCATTGCTTGAATAAAACTTAGTTGAAAAGATTGACTTAAttttgagaaggggttgaaaagtccttCTCCTGTCCTACCAACACGCCATGGTCGTATTCCATATTTGGAGGAGTCGTACCATACTCATGTATATTATATCGTTTACATAGTTAGGTTTTAGAACTGAAAGACAATAGCACTGGTT
This genomic stretch from Mya arenaria isolate MELC-2E11 chromosome 10, ASM2691426v1 harbors:
- the LOC128206002 gene encoding uncharacterized protein LOC128206002 gives rise to the protein MMMKVALILSAVVVAATATPFLQLGDDDTLGDVDVEISVRGGQKTLTYRTPTGNVLDVTHVLKSDGVIVNIPGDQEVCNVRPLQKTSDDEDEDEDRSTCKEREPMTDEDVPPRIAEICRGKAVFAEKYSPCKSRARRGFSCRPTCRSCNGGICCGVECTWTF